One Scomber scombrus chromosome 4, fScoSco1.1, whole genome shotgun sequence genomic region harbors:
- the npffr1l2 gene encoding neuropeptide FF receptor 1 like 2, whose product MEMLNIVGEESMELEGSATAAALINTSLDGAANVTNITTYSPYYQHSLYVAASYILAYFFIFLLCMVGNILVCLIVLGNHRMRTVTNLFILNLAISDLLVGIFCIPTTLVDNLITGWPFSNTMCKMSGFVQGVSVSASVFTLVAIAVERFRCIVYPLQPKPTILVAKAAIVLIWVLAVVIMCPAAVALSVEKVPFHYMVYNGDFNHTYPLYTCYENFANPEMRRVYTAVLFAHIYLVPLTVISLMYGNIGVKLFSTVVANREPQLAQVRGRRGGQQMISQKKIKVIKMLILVALLFMLSWLPLWTLMMMTDYAGLDRDQLDLLTSYIFPFAHWLAFSNSSVNPIIYGYYNENFKRGFQAVCKSKTFCCLVQCQLGRSIARLCRKGRSVQAPCEGADFKDATRNHNRLVLGLRNRVHNDNHLTETAEMKRNARVICVEARSERNVSDQGLEMAAMKKKSSDQEAGKVSSLGV is encoded by the exons ATGGAGATGCTGAACATCGTGGGGGAAGAAAGCATGGAGTTGGAGGGATCAGCCACTGCAGCAGCTCTTATAAATACCAGCCTAGATGGCGCTGCCAATGTCACCAACATCACTACCTACTCCCCCTACTATCAGCACTCTCTTTATGTGGCTGCCAGCTACATCTTAGCCTACTTCTTCATCTTCCTACTGTGTATGGTGGGGAACATCCTGGTGTGTTTAATTGTGCTGGGAAACCACCGTATGCGCACAGTCACCAACCTCTTTATCCTCAACCTGGCTATCAGTGACTTACTGGTGGGCATCTTCTGCATCCCGACAACACTGGTGGACAACCTCATCACAG GTTGGCCCTTTTCCAACACAATGTGCAAGATGAGTGGCTTTGTGCAGGGCGTATCTGTGTCTGCATCAGTCTTCACCCTGGTGGCAATTGCTGTGGAAAG GTTTCGCTGTATAGTGTACCCCCTACAACCCAAGCCGACTATACTTGTTGCCAAGGCGGCTATTGTGTTAATCTGGGTGCTAGCAGTGGTGATCATGTGTCCTGCTGCAGTGGCGTTGTCTGTAGAGAAAGTTCCTTTCCACTACATGGTGTACAATGGTGACTTCAACCATACATACCCCCTTTACACCTGCTATGAAAACTTCGCCAACCCAGAGATGAGAAGGGTCTACACAGCAGTTCTGTTCGCTCACATCTACCTGGTGCCCCTCACAGTCATCTCACTGATGTATGGAAACATTGGAGTCAAACTGTTCTCGACTGTGGTTGCAAACAGAGAGCCCCAGCTGGCCCAGGTCAGGGGTAGAAGGGGTGGTCAGCAAATGATATCACAGAAAAAGATCAAGGTGATAAAGATGTTGATCCTGGTTGCCTTGCTGTTCATGCTGTCCTGGCTACCACTCTGGACCCTCATGATGATGACGGACTATGCAGGCTTGGACAGAGACCAGCTGGACCTTCTGACCAGCTACATCTTCCCCTTTGCCCACTGGCTGGCTTTCTCCAATTCCAGCGTCAACCCAATTATCTATGGTTACTACAATGAGAATTTTAAGAGGGGCTTCCAGGCAGTGTGCAAGTCCAAGACTTTCTGCTGCCTGGTGCAGTGCCAGCTGGGGAGGAGTATTGCCAGGTTGTGTAGGAAAGGGAGGTCTGTCCAAGCACCTTGTGAAGGTGCTGACTTTAAAGATGCCACTAGGAATCACAACCGCCTAGTATTGGGTCTGAGAAATCGAGTCCACAATGACAACCATTTGACTGAAACAGCTGAGATGAAAAGGAATGCAAGGGTGATATGTGTGGAAGCCCGCTCAGAGAGAAATGTTtcagatcaggggttagaaATGGCAgctatgaaaaagaaaagcagtgaTCAAGAGGCAGGGAAGGTTAGTTCACTGGGAGTTTAG